In Lutra lutra chromosome 5, mLutLut1.2, whole genome shotgun sequence, a single genomic region encodes these proteins:
- the RMND5B gene encoding E3 ubiquitin-protein transferase RMND5B isoform X3 translates to MSQCCRKIKDTVQKLASDHKDIHSSVSRVGKAIDRNFDSEICGVVSDAVWDSREKQQQILQTAIVEHLYQQGMLSVAEELCQESTLNVDLDFKQPFLELNRILEALHEQDLGPALEWAVSHRQRLLELNSSLEFKLHRLHFIRLLAGGPEKQLEALSYARHFQPFARLHQREIQVMMGSLVYLRLGLEKSPYCHLLDNSHWAEICETFTRDACSLLGLSVESPLSVSFASGCVALPVLMNIKAVIEQRQCTGVWSHKDELPIEIELGMKCWYHSVFACPILRQQTSDSNPPIKLICGHVISRDALNKLINGGKLKCPYCPMEQNPADGKRIIF, encoded by the exons ATGTCCCAGTGCTGCCGGAAGATCAAAGACACTGTGCAGAAGCTGGCTTCGGACCACAAGGACATTCACAGCAGCGTCTCCCGAGTGGGCAAAGCCATCGACAGG AACTTTGACTCAGAGATTTGTGGTGTGGTCTCCGACGCGGTGTGGGACtcgagggagaagcagcagcagatcCTGCAGACGGCCATCGTGGAGCACCTGTACCAGCAAGGCATGCTCAGCGTCGCCGAGGAGCTGTGCCAG GAATCAACACTGAACGTGGACTTGGACTTTAAGCAGCCTTTCCTTGAGTTGAATCGAATCCTGGAAGCTCTGCATGAACAAGACCTAGGGCCGGCATTGGA ATGGGCCGTCTCCCACAGGCAGCGCCTGCTCGAGCTCAACAGCTCCCTGGAGTTCAAGCTGCACCGCCTACACTTCATCCGCCTCCTGGCAGGCGGCCCCGAGAAGCAGCTCGAGGCCCTCAGCTATGCCCGGCACTTTCAGCCATTTGCTCGGCTGCACCAGCGAG AGATCCAGGTGATGATGGGCAGCCTGGTGTACCTGCGGCTGGGCTTGGAGAAGTCGCCCTACTGCCACCTCCTGGACAACAGTCATTGGGCAGAGATCTGCGAGACCTTTACCAGGGATGCTTGTTCCCTGCTGGGGCTGTCGGTGGAGTCACCCCTCAGCGTCAG CTTTGCCTCTGGCTGTGTGGCGCTGCCTGTGCTGATGAACATCAAGGCTGTGATTGAGCAGAGGCAGTGCACAGGGGTCTGGAGTCACAAGGACGAGCTACCG ATTGAGATCGAACTCGGCATGAAGTGCTGGTACCACTCAGTGTTTGCCTGCCCCATCCTCCGGCAGCAGACCTCCGATTCCAACCCTCCCATCAAGCTCATCTGTGGCCACGTGATCTCCCGGGACGCCCTCAACAAGCTCATTAATGGAGGAAA GCTGAAGTGTCCCTACTGCCCCATGGAGCAGAACCCAGCAGATGGCAAACGCATCATATTCTGA
- the NHP2 gene encoding H/ACA ribonucleoprotein complex subunit 2, producing MTKIKADPDGPEAQAQAEACLGERTYHELLVNLNPIAQPLASRRLTRKLYKCIKKAVKQKQIRRGVKEVQKFINKGEKGIMVLAGDTLPIEVYCHLPVMCEDRNLPYVYIPSKTDLGAAAGSKRPTCVIMVKPHEEYQEAYDECLEEVQALPPPI from the exons ATGACCAAAATAAAGGCAGATCCCGACGGGCCGGAGGCTCAGGCGCAGGCGGAGGCGTGCCTCGGGGAGCGCACTTACCACGAGCTGCTGGTGAACCTGAACCCCATCGCGCAGCCCCTGGCCTCTCGCCGTCTCACGCGGAAGCTCTACAAGTGCATCAAGAAAG CCGTAAAGCAGAAGCAGATTCGGCGCGGGGTGAAGGAGGTTCAGAAGTTTATCAACAAAGGCGAGAAAGG GATCATGGTTTTGGCAGGAGACACGTTGCCCATTGAGGTATACTGCCATCTCCCAGTTATGTGTGAGGACCGGAATCTGCCCTACGTCTATATCCCCTCTAAGACG GACCTGGGTGCAGCTGCGGGCTCCAAACGCCCCACCTGTGTGATCATGGTCAAGCCCCATGAAGAGTACCAGGAGGCTTATGATGAGTGCCTAGAGGAGGTGCAGGCCCTGCCACCCCCCATTTGA